The Pseudomonas berkeleyensis genome includes a region encoding these proteins:
- a CDS encoding N-acyl-D-amino-acid deacylase family protein has translation MNYDLVIRNGIVFDGVNENGVKADVAIKAGKIAAVGSNITDDKNCQNVIDAKGCWVMPGFLEMHSHYDAEILTSAALKESIRHGVTTVATGLCSLSMVAASAEDCADLFSRVESIPHDHVLSLLKEKKQWSTPSEYRSFLEGLPLGPNVACYIGHSDIRSAAMGLLDATTERTPSEAEMRHMETLLNDALDNGFLGLSVMKTKIDRVAGERAWSRPLPSTFASWKEFKRLFATLRKRGAILQGAPDVAEPSSAVRLMFATAGWFRPKLKTTLLTALDLKVAPLLHMQARLSGWISNWLLQGNLKWQFLPAPLRVYSAGLNFNNFDEFSGGLILRNFQNEADQYAEAAKPEFRQVFKRDIQSGSKIGLWHRDFSDAYIVACPDQSLIGKNFAEVATRRGQDPVDCFLDLAVTYKTDLVWTVLMGNNREDVMRTLIRSPNVHVGFADSGAHIRGLAFYNFPLRLLKYVHDAERTGKSFMSTGAAVARVTSELANWYGLDAGHLYVGSRADIAIIDPSGLDESLDQVTEACIENTSLMRLVNRNDRAVLATLVNGSVAYSRDEGYAEDLGHSQSYGRFLPAHRTCA, from the coding sequence ATGAACTATGATTTGGTCATCAGAAACGGCATCGTCTTCGATGGCGTCAATGAAAATGGCGTCAAGGCTGACGTCGCGATCAAGGCAGGAAAGATTGCAGCTGTTGGAAGCAACATTACTGATGACAAAAATTGTCAGAATGTAATCGATGCCAAGGGCTGCTGGGTGATGCCAGGCTTCCTGGAAATGCACTCGCACTACGATGCCGAAATCCTCACGTCCGCGGCCTTGAAGGAGTCGATCCGTCATGGCGTCACCACGGTGGCCACCGGCCTCTGCTCGCTGAGCATGGTGGCGGCCAGCGCTGAGGACTGCGCGGATCTGTTCAGTCGAGTCGAGTCCATTCCTCACGATCACGTGCTCTCGCTGCTCAAGGAGAAGAAGCAGTGGAGCACTCCGTCGGAGTACCGCAGCTTCCTCGAAGGCTTGCCGCTGGGCCCTAACGTGGCCTGCTACATCGGTCACTCGGACATTCGCTCCGCCGCCATGGGGCTGCTGGATGCAACGACCGAGCGCACGCCCAGCGAAGCCGAGATGCGCCACATGGAAACCTTGCTCAACGATGCGCTCGACAATGGCTTCCTCGGCTTGTCGGTGATGAAGACCAAGATCGACCGCGTTGCTGGCGAACGTGCCTGGTCGCGCCCACTGCCCTCCACCTTCGCCAGCTGGAAGGAGTTCAAGCGCCTGTTCGCTACGCTGCGCAAGCGCGGCGCGATTCTCCAGGGCGCCCCGGATGTGGCCGAACCCAGCAGCGCGGTACGACTGATGTTCGCCACTGCCGGCTGGTTCCGCCCGAAGCTGAAAACCACGCTGCTGACCGCACTGGATCTGAAGGTCGCGCCGCTGCTGCACATGCAGGCGCGGCTCAGCGGCTGGATTTCCAACTGGCTGCTGCAGGGCAATCTCAAGTGGCAGTTCCTGCCCGCCCCGCTGCGCGTGTACAGCGCCGGCCTCAACTTCAACAACTTTGATGAATTCTCCGGCGGCCTGATTCTGCGTAACTTCCAGAACGAGGCCGATCAGTACGCGGAAGCCGCCAAACCCGAGTTTCGCCAGGTGTTCAAGCGCGACATTCAGAGCGGTTCGAAGATCGGCCTGTGGCATCGCGACTTCTCCGACGCCTACATCGTCGCTTGCCCGGATCAATCGCTGATCGGCAAGAACTTCGCCGAGGTTGCCACCCGGCGCGGGCAAGATCCTGTGGACTGCTTCCTCGACCTCGCCGTGACCTACAAGACCGACCTGGTCTGGACCGTACTGATGGGCAACAACCGCGAGGACGTGATGCGCACCCTGATCAGGAGCCCGAACGTGCACGTCGGCTTCGCCGATTCAGGCGCACATATTCGCGGTCTGGCCTTCTACAACTTCCCACTGCGCCTGCTCAAGTACGTGCACGACGCCGAGCGCACCGGCAAATCGTTCATGAGCACCGGCGCAGCAGTGGCCCGCGTCACCTCGGAACTGGCCAACTGGTACGGCCTGGATGCGGGACACCTGTACGTAGGGTCGCGTGCGGACATCGCCATCATCGACCCGAGCGGCCTGGACGAAAGCCTCGACCAGGTGACGGAAGCCTGCATCGAGAACACCTCGCTGATGCGCCTGGTCAACCGCAACGACCGTGCCGTGCTGGCCACCCTGGTCAACGGCAGCGTCGCCTACAGCCGTGACGAGGGCTACGCCGAGGATCTGGGCCACTCCCAATCCTATGGGCGCTTCCTGCCCGCCCACAGAACCTGCGCTTGA
- a CDS encoding alpha/beta hydrolase has translation MFLRLMGDIEAASPQNRPIAQVRAQTDLDAWTFGGPEIALHSVSDLRIPSRAEEIPARYYLGTPTSSGILIYFHGGAWVSGGLDSCDSICRFIARHADIRVLSVDYRLAPEHAYPAALDDALAAYRFALSLPGSEACFVAIGGDSAGGNIAASLCQRLTTSNLPMPHFQLLFYPVMDVLNKSESYRLFSSGYVLSEAQMDWAKALYAPQGNYADPALSPLLATSLQGLPPAYVATAEFDVLRDEGERYATRLKACAPATQRRRAPGLIHGFANMMGVSRSAREEMHLAVAALTTARANGRTLEDTSA, from the coding sequence ATGTTCCTGCGCCTGATGGGCGACATAGAAGCCGCCAGCCCACAGAACCGTCCCATTGCCCAAGTACGAGCGCAGACCGATCTCGACGCCTGGACGTTCGGCGGCCCGGAGATTGCGCTACACAGTGTCAGTGACCTGCGCATACCGAGCAGGGCTGAGGAAATCCCGGCGCGGTATTACCTGGGAACCCCAACATCCAGTGGAATCCTGATCTACTTCCATGGCGGAGCCTGGGTTTCAGGCGGCCTGGACAGCTGCGACTCCATCTGCCGATTCATCGCCAGACACGCCGACATTCGCGTGCTCTCGGTCGACTATCGGCTCGCCCCCGAACATGCCTACCCGGCGGCACTGGACGATGCGCTGGCTGCCTATCGATTCGCGCTGTCGCTGCCAGGCAGCGAAGCCTGCTTCGTCGCGATCGGCGGCGACAGTGCCGGCGGCAATATCGCCGCTTCCCTCTGCCAGCGACTGACGACCTCGAACCTGCCGATGCCGCACTTTCAGCTGCTGTTCTATCCGGTCATGGACGTACTGAACAAATCCGAGTCGTACCGCCTTTTCAGCAGCGGCTACGTGCTCAGTGAAGCGCAGATGGACTGGGCCAAAGCGCTCTATGCGCCGCAGGGCAATTACGCCGATCCCGCTCTTTCGCCGCTGCTCGCCACCTCGCTGCAAGGCCTGCCACCCGCCTATGTCGCGACCGCAGAGTTCGATGTGCTACGCGACGAAGGCGAACGCTATGCCACACGACTCAAGGCCTGCGCTCCAGCCACACAACGGCGTCGAGCGCCTGGGTTGATCCACGGTTTCGCCAACATGATGGGCGTGAGCCGCAGCGCGCGCGAGGAGATGCACCTGGCAGTGGCAGCGCTCACAACCGCCCGGGCGAATGGCCGCACGCTCGAAGACACCAGCGCCTGA
- a CDS encoding LysR family transcriptional regulator, with amino-acid sequence MSSSLNLSRIAYFYEAARLGSIRAAADLLNVAPSAVTRQVQLLEAELGTALLERRGRGVAVTDAGLQVLEFHREQEAHVADLQARLQSLREMRSGRVSVVLGEGFINDILAGPLGRFCREHPGIKLSLDSAGTNEVIRKVLEDEAEIGLVYNPPSHPKLVSRSVRKQPMKVIFGADSPLRGSETPLKARDLLNYPLAVTYPTHGVRQLLDVLEFAEKVRFDPVMTTNSIATLKQFAKSGLGIAFLPAFAIDSELKSSEIFCRDIDHPLFLEAEAHLITRAGRRLSMASSRMLQVLTSQMQAFR; translated from the coding sequence ATGTCCAGTTCGCTGAATCTTTCCCGCATCGCGTACTTCTACGAAGCGGCTCGCCTGGGCAGCATCCGTGCAGCCGCCGACCTGCTCAACGTAGCGCCATCAGCCGTCACCCGGCAGGTTCAGTTACTCGAGGCCGAGCTGGGCACGGCGCTGCTGGAACGCCGCGGTCGCGGCGTCGCCGTGACGGACGCCGGGCTGCAGGTGCTGGAGTTCCACCGTGAACAGGAGGCCCACGTCGCGGACTTGCAGGCTCGGCTGCAATCGCTGCGCGAAATGCGCTCGGGCCGCGTCAGCGTGGTGCTGGGTGAAGGCTTCATCAACGACATCCTGGCCGGCCCACTCGGCCGATTCTGCCGTGAGCACCCGGGGATCAAGCTGAGCCTGGACTCGGCAGGCACCAACGAGGTGATCCGCAAGGTGCTCGAAGACGAGGCGGAAATCGGCCTGGTCTATAACCCGCCCAGCCACCCCAAGCTGGTTTCACGCTCCGTGCGCAAGCAACCGATGAAGGTCATCTTCGGCGCGGACTCTCCGCTGCGCGGCTCGGAAACGCCGCTCAAGGCCAGGGATCTGCTGAACTACCCGCTGGCCGTCACCTACCCCACCCATGGCGTGCGCCAGTTGCTGGATGTACTGGAATTCGCCGAGAAGGTGCGCTTCGATCCGGTGATGACCACCAACTCCATCGCCACCCTGAAACAGTTCGCCAAATCGGGATTGGGCATCGCCTTTCTTCCCGCGTTCGCCATCGATAGCGAGTTGAAATCCAGCGAGATTTTCTGCCGCGATATCGATCATCCGCTGTTCCTGGAAGCCGAGGCTCACCTGATAACGCGTGCCGGCCGACGTCTGTCCATGGCCTCCAGCCGGATGCTTCAGGTACTTACGAGCCAGATGCAAGCCTTCCGATAA
- a CDS encoding S8/S53 family peptidase, which yields MLLNRPLLAALVMAVLNPLASAQEPLRIQSLQRCGDLLATERQDWCLQVSGLGEKLPRLRLGDDTLPASAVKRSGDGLRLQLNSDEHRSAALWLEDGSRSSNPVWLSRHRSHVLAAGPDEVAKNMDGLTTYVDLVSLLIEESHDGLDEAKRLAKKYDAKVVGAIPPLNVYQLRLPVKNLTERDALVLRIGSETSVDAVVVEESAPERGEESEAARKPARKPEKNSEEWAANRFMDAVNYYQRRIPAGDSPIEAEPIRVGVIERNVDFDAPDFADYLGACPDGKPRTCVYARDADEPDNHGSTVAGILAAHWDKGGNTGFLRGLDKASQGFEVIVERNSDAGITANIAASVNLVEDGVRVLNWSWGIHRVGTRNVEGDEIDSLVRSGIAMSGYEELLEEFFLWLREEHPDVLVINSAGNGSSYSGRDEYRLPSSFITEQLLVVGGHQRNKEKEVEIDDPTYVVKRDSSNVDMRVDITAAACARASTREIDATGDVHCGTSYATPLVTGVVAAMLSINPRLQPEQVRMLLRRSAMTIGGDYDFEPMDAEDLTAPILPSERNYKMSDKDVGRSARLDMQKALDLAVQSRDRVR from the coding sequence CGGCGATCTGCTCGCCACTGAGCGTCAGGACTGGTGCCTGCAGGTGAGTGGCCTTGGCGAGAAGCTGCCCAGGTTGCGGCTCGGCGACGATACCCTGCCCGCCTCGGCGGTGAAGCGCAGCGGTGACGGCCTACGCCTGCAGTTGAACAGCGACGAACATCGCAGCGCGGCGCTGTGGCTGGAGGACGGCTCACGCTCCAGCAACCCGGTCTGGCTGTCGCGGCATCGCAGCCATGTGCTCGCCGCCGGCCCGGATGAAGTGGCGAAGAACATGGACGGCCTGACCACCTACGTCGACCTGGTCAGCCTGCTGATCGAGGAAAGCCACGACGGCCTCGACGAGGCCAAACGCCTGGCGAAGAAATATGACGCCAAGGTAGTCGGCGCCATACCCCCCTTGAACGTCTACCAGCTGCGCCTGCCGGTGAAGAACCTGACCGAGCGCGATGCACTGGTGCTGCGCATTGGCAGCGAAACCAGCGTCGACGCCGTGGTGGTGGAAGAAAGCGCGCCGGAGCGCGGTGAAGAAAGCGAAGCCGCGCGCAAGCCGGCACGCAAACCGGAGAAGAACTCCGAGGAGTGGGCGGCGAATCGCTTCATGGATGCGGTCAACTATTACCAGCGGCGCATACCTGCAGGCGACTCGCCTATCGAAGCCGAGCCGATCCGCGTCGGCGTGATCGAGCGTAATGTCGATTTCGACGCGCCCGACTTCGCCGACTACCTGGGCGCCTGCCCAGATGGCAAACCGCGCACCTGCGTCTATGCGCGCGATGCCGACGAGCCGGACAACCATGGCAGCACCGTTGCCGGTATTCTCGCCGCTCACTGGGACAAGGGTGGCAACACCGGATTCCTGCGCGGGCTGGACAAGGCCAGCCAGGGCTTCGAGGTGATCGTCGAGCGCAACTCGGACGCCGGCATCACCGCCAATATCGCCGCGTCGGTCAATCTGGTGGAGGACGGCGTACGCGTACTCAACTGGAGTTGGGGCATTCACCGGGTCGGCACACGCAATGTCGAAGGCGACGAGATCGACTCGCTGGTGCGCTCCGGCATCGCCATGAGCGGTTACGAAGAACTGCTGGAGGAGTTCTTCCTGTGGTTGCGTGAGGAGCACCCGGACGTGCTGGTGATCAACTCGGCTGGTAACGGTTCGTCCTACTCCGGCCGGGACGAATACCGCCTGCCCTCCTCCTTCATCACCGAGCAATTGCTGGTGGTCGGCGGACATCAGCGCAACAAGGAGAAAGAGGTCGAAATCGACGACCCGACCTACGTGGTCAAACGCGACTCGTCGAATGTCGACATGCGCGTCGACATCACCGCAGCGGCCTGCGCGCGTGCCTCCACTCGCGAGATCGACGCCACCGGCGACGTGCATTGCGGCACCTCCTACGCCACACCGCTGGTGACCGGCGTAGTCGCCGCCATGCTGTCGATCAACCCGCGCCTGCAACCGGAACAAGTGCGCATGTTGCTGCGCCGCAGCGCCATGACCATTGGCGGTGATTACGACTTCGAACCGATGGACGCCGAAGACCTGACCGCGCCCATCCTGCCGTCGGAACGCAACTACAAGATGAGCGACAAGGACGTGGGCCGCTCGGCGCGGCTGGATATGCAGAAAGCGCTGGATCTGGCGGTGCAGAGCCGCGACCGGGTGCGCTGA
- a CDS encoding DUF4823 domain-containing protein yields the protein MRNLLLLVALLGLAGCMKVSDMASGAEYHLRDAGFLDHGRTERMASRRLQQDSFIYIAQGHFVPPGHGYPRPNVVAEEAFKGFVEYFPLVRRARQPAGLDEAMTEARAAGAHYLLYARFAYSDDRIGTMEEWEDQEAVDRLGTDRAVIQLMLIETNTRYLVDTARIRSRGGFLTFYDVQPQDIIGPPLRDYARSLLGVAN from the coding sequence ATGCGTAACCTGCTTCTATTGGTGGCGCTGCTGGGGCTGGCTGGCTGCATGAAGGTCAGCGACATGGCCAGTGGCGCCGAATACCACCTGCGCGATGCCGGGTTTCTCGATCATGGCCGCACTGAGCGCATGGCTTCGCGGCGCCTGCAGCAGGACTCCTTCATCTATATCGCTCAAGGGCACTTCGTGCCGCCGGGGCACGGCTATCCGCGGCCCAATGTGGTGGCCGAGGAAGCCTTCAAGGGCTTCGTTGAATACTTCCCGCTGGTGCGTCGTGCGCGCCAGCCGGCCGGCCTGGACGAGGCAATGACCGAAGCGCGTGCGGCAGGCGCGCACTATCTGTTATACGCCCGCTTCGCCTATAGCGACGACCGCATCGGCACCATGGAGGAGTGGGAAGATCAGGAGGCCGTGGATCGCCTCGGCACCGACCGTGCGGTGATCCAGTTGATGTTGATCGAAACCAACACTCGCTATCTGGTGGACACCGCACGCATTCGCAGTCGCGGCGGATTCCTGACGTTCTACGACGTACAGCCGCAGGACATCATCGGCCCGCCACTGCGTGACTACGCGCGTAGCCTGCTGGGTGTGGCGAACTGA
- the argE gene encoding acetylornithine deacetylase: MPSETFLTAYPWVERLIRLDTTSALSNLHLIEEVRGYFSAHGIDSVLTYDEDRRKANLFSTVPAHDGSVTGGLVLSGHTDVVPVKGQNWTSDPFVPAVRDGKLYGRGACDMKGFIGVALEMLPVMLASKLSAPLHFALSYDEEIGCAGAPSMVRDLVARGVAPKGCVVGEPTGMGIVVAHKGINAYRCCVRGHAAHSSLQPQGINAIEYAARLITFISDLARQSAAEGPFDNGFDVPYSTAQTGTIQGGIAINTIPEHCEFQFEFRNLPGINPDAIFERIEQYAKQVLQPEMQARIEGAGISFETISRAPALDSGEKAALCALIAGLRQDSATRQVSYATEAGLFQEVGVPTIVCGPGHIAQAHKADEYVALEQLAECERFLRQLIASQSL, from the coding sequence ATGCCATCCGAAACCTTTCTCACTGCATACCCCTGGGTCGAGCGACTGATCCGCCTGGACACCACCAGTGCCTTGTCGAATCTGCACCTGATCGAGGAGGTGCGTGGCTATTTCTCGGCCCATGGCATCGACAGTGTGCTGACCTATGACGAGGACAGACGCAAGGCCAACCTGTTTTCCACGGTGCCGGCGCATGACGGCAGCGTGACCGGCGGACTAGTGCTTTCCGGCCATACCGATGTCGTGCCGGTGAAGGGGCAGAACTGGACGTCCGATCCCTTCGTGCCTGCCGTACGTGACGGCAAGTTGTATGGCCGTGGCGCCTGCGACATGAAGGGCTTCATCGGTGTGGCGCTGGAAATGTTGCCGGTGATGCTGGCGTCGAAGCTGTCGGCGCCGCTGCATTTCGCGCTGTCCTACGATGAAGAAATCGGCTGTGCCGGTGCGCCGTCGATGGTGCGTGATCTGGTGGCGAGGGGGGTGGCACCCAAGGGTTGCGTGGTGGGCGAGCCGACCGGCATGGGCATCGTCGTGGCGCATAAGGGCATCAACGCCTATCGCTGTTGCGTGCGTGGCCATGCGGCGCATTCGTCCCTGCAACCGCAGGGCATCAATGCCATCGAGTACGCGGCCCGGCTGATCACCTTCATCAGCGATCTGGCGCGTCAGTCGGCGGCCGAGGGCCCCTTCGACAATGGCTTCGATGTGCCCTACAGCACGGCGCAGACCGGCACCATCCAGGGCGGCATCGCCATCAATACCATTCCCGAGCACTGCGAATTCCAGTTCGAGTTTCGCAACCTGCCAGGTATCAACCCGGACGCCATTTTCGAGCGCATCGAGCAGTACGCGAAGCAGGTGCTGCAACCCGAGATGCAGGCTCGCATCGAGGGAGCGGGGATCTCGTTCGAGACCATTTCCCGTGCCCCGGCGCTGGACAGCGGCGAGAAGGCCGCGCTCTGCGCCCTGATCGCCGGGCTGCGTCAGGACAGCGCCACGCGCCAGGTTTCCTACGCCACCGAGGCCGGATTGTTCCAGGAGGTCGGGGTGCCGACCATCGTCTGCGGCCCCGGCCATATCGCCCAGGCCCACAAGGCCGACGAGTACGTCGCGCTCGAGCAACTGGCCGAGTGCGAGCGCTTCCTGCGTCAGTTGATCGCCAGCCAGAGCCTCTAG
- a CDS encoding MFS transporter, with protein MNIRQSELDTGAAHTLPQTRVNGIFIGTMALSLLGVWLSVFAPIQVLLAQQMELIAPLGKEAALGMVMGLGSAVALLAQPLIGAMSDRTTLRLGRRHPWNLAGIVLGALALVMLGQQTSLPGVLLWWGVVQLGTSAVLCSVTAAVPDRVPLQQRATVSAWNGVTLSMAVVIGAMLTTVFTSGIASGYLLVAVGFVLFSTPFILATRDQSITKASLPPFSFSGLLKSFWISPKKHPDFAWAWSTRFLVGLSSATGTMFFLYFLRDGLQYEKLFPGERAEDGLLILVLIYTTAVVLSAFVSAIISDRTGRRRIIVVLAGLVMGCASLLLAFWQSWPLAMLSSAVLGLGYGAYVAVDQALISQVLPSSSDHAKDLGVINIAIVGPQILAPIICALLITQLGGYHALYAFSGLVGILGGLLVFKIKSVP; from the coding sequence ATGAACATCAGGCAGTCGGAGCTGGATACCGGCGCGGCGCATACGCTGCCGCAAACCCGGGTCAACGGTATTTTCATCGGCACCATGGCGCTGTCCTTGCTGGGGGTATGGCTGTCCGTATTCGCCCCCATTCAGGTGCTGCTCGCCCAGCAGATGGAGTTGATCGCTCCACTGGGCAAGGAGGCCGCGCTGGGCATGGTGATGGGGTTGGGCTCGGCGGTGGCGCTGCTGGCGCAGCCGCTGATCGGCGCCATGTCTGACCGGACGACGCTCCGGCTGGGACGGCGCCACCCCTGGAACCTGGCCGGCATCGTGCTGGGCGCGCTGGCGCTGGTGATGCTCGGTCAGCAGACCAGTCTTCCTGGCGTCCTGTTGTGGTGGGGCGTGGTGCAACTGGGTACGAGCGCGGTGCTGTGCTCGGTGACCGCTGCCGTGCCGGATCGTGTGCCGCTGCAGCAGCGCGCGACCGTCAGTGCCTGGAACGGCGTGACGCTGTCCATGGCCGTGGTGATCGGCGCGATGCTGACGACCGTATTCACCTCGGGCATCGCCAGCGGTTACCTGCTGGTGGCGGTGGGCTTCGTACTGTTTTCCACGCCTTTCATCCTGGCGACTCGCGACCAGTCGATTACCAAGGCATCGCTGCCACCCTTCAGCTTTTCCGGATTGCTGAAAAGCTTCTGGATCAGCCCGAAGAAGCACCCCGATTTCGCCTGGGCCTGGTCGACGCGTTTTCTGGTGGGGTTGAGCAGTGCGACCGGCACCATGTTCTTTCTCTACTTCCTGCGCGACGGGCTGCAGTACGAGAAGCTGTTCCCCGGTGAGCGCGCCGAGGACGGCTTGCTGATTCTGGTACTGATCTACACGACGGCGGTGGTGTTGTCGGCCTTCGTCAGCGCGATCATTTCCGACCGCACCGGGCGTCGGCGGATCATCGTGGTACTCGCTGGGCTGGTGATGGGTTGCGCGTCGCTGCTCCTGGCGTTCTGGCAGAGCTGGCCGCTGGCGATGCTGTCTTCGGCCGTGCTGGGGCTGGGCTATGGCGCCTATGTCGCGGTGGATCAGGCGCTGATCAGCCAGGTGCTGCCCAGCTCGTCCGACCATGCCAAGGATCTGGGTGTGATCAACATCGCCATCGTCGGGCCGCAGATCTTGGCGCCGATTATCTGTGCGCTGCTGATCACCCAGCTGGGCGGCTATCACGCCTTGTACGCCTTCTCGGGGTTGGTCGGGATACTCGGCGGTTTGCTGGTGTTCAAGATCAAGAGTGTGCCGTGA
- a CDS encoding DUF1285 domain-containing protein produces the protein MSDPGKAGDLLAQIPKGEGKGLPPVHLWNPDFCGDIDMRIARDGTWYYLGTPIGRKPMVRLFSTIIRRDGDDYFLITPVEKVGIQVEDAPFVAVTLQVEGEGEAQVLRFTTNAEDEVVAGAEHPIRVEIDPATLEPSPYILVRRNLEALIHRNVFYQLVELAVEREVDGEPWLGVWSGGQFYPIGPVPV, from the coding sequence ATGAGCGATCCAGGCAAGGCCGGCGACCTGCTGGCGCAGATCCCCAAGGGCGAAGGCAAGGGCCTGCCCCCCGTGCACCTGTGGAACCCCGATTTCTGTGGCGATATCGACATGCGTATCGCCCGCGATGGCACCTGGTACTACCTGGGTACGCCCATCGGTCGCAAACCCATGGTGCGACTGTTTTCCACCATCATCCGCCGCGATGGCGACGACTACTTCCTGATCACGCCGGTGGAGAAGGTCGGTATCCAGGTCGAGGACGCTCCCTTCGTTGCCGTGACTCTGCAGGTCGAGGGGGAGGGCGAGGCGCAGGTGCTGCGTTTCACCACCAATGCCGAGGACGAAGTCGTGGCGGGTGCCGAGCATCCGATCCGTGTGGAGATCGATCCTGCGACACTCGAGCCCTCGCCGTACATTCTGGTGCGGCGTAACCTCGAAGCATTGATTCATCGCAACGTGTTCTACCAGCTGGTGGAACTGGCGGTGGAGCGTGAGGTCGACGGAGAACCCTGGTTGGGCGTGTGGAGTGGCGGGCAGTTCTATCCCATCGGGCCTGTGCCAGTCTGA
- a CDS encoding GNAT family N-acetyltransferase, which yields MDEHRIETERLTLRPPQPQDAAEVQRLAGDFRIADVTGSIPHPYPPELAQQWIERCAQDWASGVAAHFIITESDSGRLVGSMALKDIRRGEAEVGYWIGVPYWSRGYASEACSALVDFAFRQLRLRRLHASHLARNPQSGRVLFKAGFRHLGLGHSECGCQGKVEPVELYERVSGE from the coding sequence ATGGATGAGCATCGCATCGAGACCGAACGCCTGACGCTACGCCCACCGCAACCTCAGGACGCGGCCGAGGTGCAGCGTTTGGCCGGAGATTTTCGCATTGCCGATGTCACCGGCAGCATTCCTCATCCCTATCCACCCGAGCTGGCGCAGCAGTGGATCGAGCGCTGTGCGCAGGACTGGGCCAGTGGCGTGGCGGCCCACTTCATCATCACCGAGTCCGACAGCGGCAGGCTGGTCGGCAGCATGGCGCTCAAGGACATCAGGCGAGGTGAAGCCGAGGTGGGTTACTGGATCGGCGTGCCGTACTGGAGCCGTGGTTACGCCAGTGAAGCCTGCAGTGCGCTGGTGGATTTCGCCTTCCGCCAGCTGCGCCTGCGCCGCTTGCACGCCAGCCATCTGGCGCGCAATCCGCAGTCTGGCCGGGTGCTGTTCAAGGCCGGTTTCCGCCACCTGGGGCTGGGCCACAGCGAGTGCGGTTGCCAGGGCAAGGTCGAACCGGTCGAACTCTACGAGCGGGTCTCCGGCGAGTAA